Proteins from a genomic interval of Thermoplasmatales archaeon:
- a CDS encoding transposase — protein ALVKEGLDKASEMFERWYPSLYNYRAYSESYQKRLRTTNVLERLNLEFKRRTKKIGAFPSEQSLLRLVVTIMMDVNEEWITGRRYINMEED, from the coding sequence CGCACTTGTTAAAGAGGGTCTCGATAAAGCATCCGAGATGTTCGAGAGATGGTATCCCTCACTGTACAATTACAGAGCGTACAGTGAATCGTACCAGAAAAGGCTGAGAACAACAAACGTGCTGGAGAGACTTAACCTGGAATTCAAGAGGAGAACGAAGAAGATAGGGGCATTTCCGTCGGAACAGTCTCTTCTGAGACTTGTTGTGACAATAATGATGGACGTAAATGAAGAGTGGATAACAGGGAGAAGATATATTAATATGGAGGAGGATTAG